A part of Solicola gregarius genomic DNA contains:
- a CDS encoding ABC transporter ATP-binding protein, whose product MNEILPVADRRTVRQYARQVARDHPRELSLVIGLHALAAMVGLVVPRMIGDLVEAVENGTTVDHIDKIALIIGSALALQTVLTRYARFASTRFGENLLARLREDFVKNSLGLPLGVVERAGTGDLLTRTSRDVESLSWSVRYAVPETIIALVTVVFTIVASLLVGLWVAIPCLLGVPILWVGTRWYLRRAKDGYLRENASYASINATLAETTEGARTIETLGVQDRRRKRIDADIAESYAAESYTLWLRTVFFPAAEMGYLVPTVSTLVIGGWLHSQGHASLGDVTAATLYVQFLIDPVDRLLGWMDELQVGSASLARLLGVTLVPDDRSPSGEVPANDRLDVDEVRFSYIEGREVLHGVDLALRPGERLAMVGPSGAGKSTLGRLLAGIHPPSGGRVTVGDVGLTDLPLDDLRGQVALVTQEHHVFAGTLRENLALVLDDTGADGDATLRTALDAVDALDWADALPDGLDTVVGSGGHALTDAQAQQLALARLVLADPHTLVLDEATSLIDPRSARHLERSLAAVLHGRTVIAIAHRLYTAHDADRVAVVEDGLISEIGSHDELVERDGSYAALWRSWHG is encoded by the coding sequence ATGAATGAGATCCTGCCGGTCGCAGACCGGCGCACCGTGCGTCAGTACGCCCGCCAGGTCGCCCGCGACCATCCACGCGAGCTGTCGCTCGTCATCGGGCTGCACGCGCTCGCGGCGATGGTCGGGCTCGTCGTACCCCGGATGATCGGCGACCTCGTCGAGGCGGTCGAGAACGGCACCACCGTCGACCACATCGACAAGATCGCGCTGATCATCGGCAGTGCTCTCGCTCTGCAGACCGTACTGACGAGGTACGCGAGGTTCGCGTCGACGCGGTTCGGCGAGAACCTCCTCGCCCGGCTCCGCGAGGACTTCGTGAAGAACTCCCTCGGGCTTCCGCTCGGCGTGGTCGAGCGGGCGGGCACCGGAGACCTGCTCACCCGGACATCGCGCGACGTCGAGAGCCTGAGCTGGTCGGTGCGATACGCCGTGCCCGAGACGATCATCGCGCTCGTGACGGTCGTGTTCACGATCGTCGCGTCGTTGCTGGTCGGGCTTTGGGTGGCGATCCCCTGCCTGCTCGGCGTACCGATCCTGTGGGTCGGCACCCGCTGGTACCTTCGCCGGGCCAAGGACGGCTACCTGCGCGAGAACGCGTCGTACGCCTCGATCAACGCGACGCTCGCGGAGACGACCGAGGGTGCACGCACCATCGAGACCCTCGGCGTGCAGGACCGCCGCCGCAAGCGCATCGACGCCGACATCGCCGAGTCGTACGCGGCCGAGAGCTACACGCTGTGGCTGCGCACGGTGTTCTTCCCTGCCGCCGAGATGGGCTATCTCGTGCCGACCGTTTCGACGCTGGTCATCGGCGGCTGGCTGCACAGCCAGGGGCACGCCTCGCTCGGCGATGTCACCGCGGCGACGCTGTACGTGCAGTTCCTGATCGACCCGGTCGACCGGCTGCTCGGCTGGATGGACGAGCTGCAGGTCGGCAGCGCCTCGCTGGCCCGGCTACTCGGCGTCACGCTGGTGCCCGACGACCGCTCGCCGTCGGGCGAAGTGCCGGCGAACGACCGCCTGGACGTCGACGAGGTGCGCTTCTCCTACATCGAAGGACGCGAGGTGCTGCACGGGGTCGACCTGGCGCTCCGGCCGGGCGAGCGCCTGGCGATGGTCGGGCCGTCGGGCGCCGGCAAGTCGACGCTCGGGCGACTGTTGGCCGGCATCCACCCGCCGTCGGGCGGGAGGGTGACCGTCGGCGATGTCGGACTGACCGACCTGCCGCTCGACGACTTGCGCGGCCAGGTCGCACTCGTCACGCAGGAGCACCACGTGTTCGCCGGTACGCTGCGCGAGAACCTCGCGCTCGTACTCGACGACACCGGTGCCGACGGTGATGCCACGTTGCGTACGGCGCTGGACGCCGTCGACGCTCTCGACTGGGCGGACGCCCTTCCCGACGGGCTCGACACGGTCGTCGGTTCGGGCGGTCACGCACTCACCGATGCACAGGCGCAGCAGCTCGCGCTCGCCCGGCTCGTGCTGGCCGACCCGCACACGCTCGTACTCGACGAGGCGACGTCGCTGATCGACCCGCGCTCGGCGCGCCACCTCGAGCGTTCGCTCGCGGCGGTGCTGCACGGTCGTACGGTCATCGCGATCGCGCACCGGCTCTACACCGCACACGACGCCGATCGGGTCGCCGTCGTCGAGGACGGCCTGATCAGCGAGATCGGCAGCCATGACGAGCTGGTCGAGCGCGACGGCTCGTACGCCGCGCTCTGGAGGTCGTGGCACGGGTAG
- a CDS encoding PspC domain-containing protein: MSDLDKPRKRLVRSDDRWIGGVCGAVAEYVNVDANVVRLITVIATIFGLGSMIIVYLIAWVLIPSE, from the coding sequence ATGAGTGACCTCGACAAGCCCCGCAAGCGCCTCGTTCGCTCGGACGACCGTTGGATCGGCGGTGTGTGCGGCGCGGTCGCGGAGTACGTCAACGTCGACGCCAACGTCGTACGACTGATCACCGTCATCGCGACCATCTTCGGCCTCGGGTCGATGATCATCGTCTACCTGATCGCCTGGGTGCTCATCCCGTCCGAGTAG
- a CDS encoding ABC transporter ATP-binding protein — protein sequence MKTLPLADPGTPDLRSSVRYLLWVIRNQGRTLTLAVSMGIAWMVAQALMPAIIGRAIDQGIASDDMSRLTYWAGALLVIGVVQAASGIMRHRASVQMWLDAAYRTVQLTSNKTTELGSTLRKRVTTGEVVSVGANDIANIGNSCDVLGRASGSVVAFFVVAALLLSSSVTLGLIVLIGVPLLLLALGPLLSPLQRRNMYARELQGELNNRGADIVGGLRVLRGIGGEEVFHRRYVTESQRVRDAGVHVGRLQSVLDALQVLLPGIFVVFVVWLGARFAMEGTITPGELVAFYGYATFLMIPLRTATEFANKMIRANVAAGRVIRILSLTPELTDPDRPEEEPPGNSVSDPQSGFVAEEGDLVAIVCDDPASSAALADRLGYYQASDAALDGVALSDLRRQTVRERVMVNTAASTLFSGRLRDELDVSGRRETDEIMRAIHTASAEDVLEALPEGLDAEIDERGRSFSGGQRQRMVLTRALLADPGVLILVEPTSAVDAHTEARIAKRLRKQRVGRTTVVVTASPLLLDEVDTVAFLAEGRVVATGTHRELLESVPAYRRVVTRGEDE from the coding sequence ATGAAGACCCTGCCCCTCGCCGACCCAGGAACGCCCGACCTTCGCTCGTCGGTCCGTTACCTGCTCTGGGTCATTCGCAACCAGGGGCGCACGCTCACGCTCGCCGTGAGCATGGGCATCGCCTGGATGGTCGCCCAGGCGCTGATGCCGGCGATCATCGGCCGAGCGATCGACCAGGGCATCGCGTCCGACGACATGTCACGGCTCACGTACTGGGCCGGTGCGCTGCTCGTGATCGGCGTCGTCCAGGCGGCCTCGGGCATCATGCGGCACCGCGCCTCCGTACAGATGTGGCTGGACGCCGCGTACCGCACGGTCCAGCTCACCAGCAACAAGACCACGGAGCTCGGCTCGACGTTACGCAAGCGGGTCACGACCGGCGAGGTGGTCAGTGTCGGCGCGAACGACATCGCCAACATCGGCAACTCCTGCGACGTACTCGGCCGCGCATCGGGTTCGGTCGTCGCCTTCTTCGTGGTCGCGGCACTGTTGCTCAGCAGCTCCGTGACGCTCGGCCTGATCGTGCTCATCGGCGTACCGCTGCTGCTGCTCGCACTCGGCCCCCTGCTCAGCCCGCTGCAGCGCCGCAACATGTACGCCCGCGAGCTGCAGGGCGAGCTGAACAACCGCGGCGCAGACATCGTCGGTGGGCTTCGGGTGCTGCGTGGCATCGGTGGCGAAGAGGTCTTCCACCGGCGCTACGTCACCGAATCGCAGCGCGTACGCGACGCCGGCGTGCACGTGGGCAGGTTGCAGTCCGTGCTCGATGCCCTGCAGGTGCTGCTGCCCGGCATCTTCGTCGTGTTCGTCGTCTGGCTGGGCGCACGGTTCGCGATGGAGGGCACGATCACGCCGGGCGAGCTCGTTGCGTTCTACGGGTACGCGACCTTCCTGATGATCCCGCTGCGTACGGCAACCGAGTTCGCCAACAAGATGATCCGGGCGAACGTCGCCGCCGGCCGGGTCATACGCATCCTGTCGCTCACCCCCGAGCTCACCGATCCGGACCGCCCAGAGGAGGAGCCGCCCGGCAACTCGGTCTCCGACCCGCAGTCGGGTTTCGTCGCCGAGGAGGGCGACCTCGTCGCGATCGTCTGTGACGACCCCGCCTCCTCGGCCGCACTCGCCGATCGGCTCGGCTACTACCAGGCAAGCGATGCGGCACTCGACGGCGTCGCGTTGTCCGACCTGCGCCGGCAGACGGTACGCGAGCGGGTGATGGTGAACACCGCCGCGAGCACCTTGTTCAGTGGGCGTCTGCGCGACGAGCTCGACGTGTCCGGGCGCCGAGAAACAGACGAGATCATGCGAGCCATCCACACGGCGTCGGCCGAGGACGTACTCGAGGCGTTGCCCGAAGGGCTCGACGCGGAGATCGACGAACGCGGCAGGTCGTTCTCCGGCGGCCAACGCCAGCGGATGGTGCTGACGCGTGCGCTGCTGGCCGACCCCGGCGTGCTGATTCTGGTCGAGCCGACGTCCGCTGTCGACGCGCACACCGAGGCGCGCATCGCCAAGCGACTACGCAAGCAGCGCGTCGGGCGTACGACGGTCGTCGTCACGGCCAGCCCGCTACTGCTCGACGAGGTCGACACCGTCGCGTTCCTCGCCGAAGGCAGGGTCGTCGCCACCGGCACGCACCGCGAGCTGCTGGAGTCGGTGCCCGCGTACCGACGCGTCGTGACAAGGGGCGAGGATGAATGA
- a CDS encoding glycerophosphodiester phosphodiesterase family protein: MTAGTPVVIAHRGASGYRPENTIAAIDLAVELGAEWIELDLVSTADGVLVIRHENEISSTTDVASRAGFASRRTTREVDGEALTGWFTEDLTLDELKSLRATERRPDLRPASARHDGRYDVPTLEDVLAYVGIANAERSTPIGVYLELKHPTYFADRGLDLVGPLVADLDRHGLLVDGAPVWLESMETGVLRDLAGRVGCTLTQLMASGEQPYDLTAAGDPRTYRDLCTPAGLAEIATYAQRIGPSKGQVIPRGADRRLRAPTSLTADAHAAGLEVHVWTLRNENVYLPKELRRGTSGHEMGEAAAEYAAFFDAGVDGVFTDFVDTALAARSCWQTSRR, encoded by the coding sequence ATGACAGCTGGAACACCGGTGGTCATCGCTCATCGAGGAGCGAGCGGCTACCGTCCCGAGAACACGATCGCCGCGATCGACCTTGCCGTCGAGCTCGGCGCCGAGTGGATCGAGCTCGACCTGGTCAGCACGGCCGACGGGGTTCTCGTGATCCGACACGAGAACGAGATCTCGTCGACGACCGACGTCGCCTCGCGAGCCGGCTTCGCTTCGCGGCGTACGACCCGCGAGGTCGACGGAGAGGCGCTGACCGGGTGGTTCACCGAGGACCTCACCCTCGACGAGCTCAAGTCGTTGCGCGCGACGGAGCGCCGACCCGACCTCCGGCCGGCGAGTGCCCGCCACGACGGCCGGTACGACGTGCCGACCCTCGAGGACGTGTTGGCGTACGTCGGGATCGCCAACGCGGAACGTTCGACGCCGATCGGTGTCTATCTGGAGCTCAAGCACCCGACGTACTTCGCCGACCGGGGCCTCGATCTGGTCGGTCCGCTGGTGGCCGACCTCGACCGGCACGGCCTGCTCGTCGACGGTGCGCCGGTGTGGTTGGAGTCGATGGAGACGGGTGTCCTCCGCGATCTCGCCGGCAGGGTCGGCTGCACGCTCACGCAGCTGATGGCCAGCGGCGAACAACCGTACGACCTGACCGCCGCCGGCGACCCCCGTACGTACCGAGACCTGTGTACGCCCGCCGGCCTGGCCGAGATCGCGACGTACGCGCAGCGGATCGGTCCGAGCAAGGGCCAGGTCATTCCGCGGGGCGCCGACCGGCGGCTCCGGGCGCCGACCAGCCTGACCGCCGACGCGCACGCGGCCGGGCTGGAGGTGCACGTGTGGACGCTGCGCAACGAGAACGTGTACCTGCCCAAGGAACTGCGGCGGGGGACTTCGGGCCACGAGATGGGAGAAGCGGCCGCCGAGTATGCGGCGTTCTTCGACGCGGGTGTCGACGGCGTGTTCACCGACTTCGTCGACACCGCGCTTGCCGCTAGGTCGTGTTGGCAAACCTCGCGTCGATGA
- a CDS encoding PspC domain-containing protein, producing the protein MSDQSADDASEFDPRRVRTLASMRRNADDRMVAGVCSGAARYLNIDPVVVRVVVASLAFVGFAGVIVYVAAWLLVPEDDEDESLVDQHLPESVDREQVRRIGLFLAAAIAVASMLGSGFTFVDASIPVSLAALALFYIFVVVPYNKRRSAAKAVDAEASGVAVETTTDNDAATQPLGSSPPTGPPNADPPDDEKRPRNPRRDSGRLFGLTTAVAVIVVACMAIDSESFDWPYYPLAALLVVGAGMLVGTFYGNGRPLANLGIPLALLMLLTTVLPTYTVGDERHDPALASDIDDSYEQGIGNFVLDLTEISDLESLDGRTVKLDQGVGSMEIVVPDGLNLDVDAQTDAGSLKILGRSSDGAPVSLHYIDPADSDPVLHLDLEQTTGEIRVTRS; encoded by the coding sequence ATGAGCGACCAATCTGCCGACGACGCTTCGGAGTTCGACCCACGCCGGGTCCGCACCCTCGCGTCCATGCGCCGCAATGCGGACGACCGCATGGTCGCCGGCGTGTGCTCGGGCGCCGCACGCTATCTGAACATCGACCCCGTTGTCGTCCGCGTCGTGGTGGCCTCCTTGGCGTTCGTCGGGTTCGCCGGCGTCATCGTGTACGTCGCCGCGTGGCTGCTCGTTCCGGAGGACGACGAGGACGAGAGCCTCGTTGACCAGCATCTCCCCGAGTCGGTCGACCGCGAGCAGGTGCGACGGATCGGCCTGTTCCTTGCGGCCGCGATCGCCGTGGCCAGCATGCTCGGGTCGGGCTTCACGTTCGTCGACGCGAGCATCCCGGTCTCTCTCGCCGCACTCGCGCTGTTCTACATCTTCGTCGTGGTGCCGTACAACAAGCGCCGGTCGGCCGCCAAGGCGGTCGATGCGGAGGCTTCGGGCGTCGCCGTCGAGACGACGACCGACAACGACGCTGCGACCCAGCCGCTCGGCTCATCGCCGCCAACGGGTCCGCCGAACGCGGACCCGCCGGACGATGAGAAGCGACCGCGTAACCCGCGGCGCGACAGCGGGCGTCTGTTCGGGCTCACCACGGCAGTCGCGGTCATCGTCGTCGCCTGCATGGCGATCGACTCCGAGTCGTTCGACTGGCCGTACTACCCGCTCGCCGCCCTGCTCGTCGTGGGCGCGGGGATGCTCGTCGGTACGTTCTACGGCAACGGCAGGCCGCTCGCGAACCTGGGCATCCCGCTCGCGTTGCTCATGCTGCTGACGACGGTACTTCCCACCTACACGGTCGGGGATGAACGGCACGACCCGGCGTTGGCATCAGACATCGATGACTCGTACGAACAGGGCATCGGCAACTTCGTTCTCGACCTGACCGAGATATCCGATCTCGAGTCGCTGGACGGACGCACGGTCAAGCTCGACCAAGGTGTCGGGAGCATGGAGATCGTCGTACCGGACGGGCTGAACCTCGACGTCGATGCCCAGACGGATGCCGGCAGCCTCAAGATCCTCGGCCGCTCCAGCGACGGCGCACCGGTCTCGCTGCACTACATCGACCCGGCCGACTCCGATCCGGTGCTCCATCTCGACCTCGAACAGACAACCGGAGAGATCAGGGTGACCCGCTCATGA